GCATCTGACGCATCAGGAAAAACCACAATCCCAAAAAGAGGACAAACGGTCCCCATGAGAGCAGGAAGGTGATGTACCAGGGATTATCTTCAGGTGGTTTGGCTTCAATTTGTACGGATTTTTCCTGGAGGACCTTAACAAGGTCTGGATACTCAACCGAATAGGTTTGGATCCGGGTACCATCTTTCAAAATCGCACTGATATTGTTGTTCTTGATAATAACTCGTTCAACATCTCCTTTTTCCAAGTGAGCCATGAAATCGCTAAAGATGACCGGATCTTCAGGGTGCTGGTTGGGCACCGTAAAGAGGTTGAACAACAAAATCATGAACAAACACACAAACACCCAAAACAGTAAGTTTTTCACCCGAGAATTCATACCGAGGGTAACCCCCTTAGCAATTCAAATGTCATAAAGAGCCGTACCGTTGAGCCATTAGCCTAACCAATTGATTCTATCACGCACTTTTTAGAACTGACAACCGCATCAAGACTGCGAGTCTTCTCGAACCAACTTCGGGTCGAGTTTAGCCAGGTAAGGAAGATTTCGATATTTTTGCTTGAAATCCAGCCCATATCCCACAACATAGGTCGAAGGCACTTCAAACCCTACATACCGCAAATCAACTTCCACCTTTCGATTGGCAGGCTTACTAATTAACGCGCAGACTGCCACAGAGGCTGGCTTCTTCTTCATCAATGTTTTGACTAAAAACTGGGCAGTCAATCCAGAGTCCACGATATCTTCTACCAGCAACACATGGCGATTATTGATCTTTTCGGTTAACTCTGACCACACTTTCACCTTTTTGGCCGAACTACCGATGGTTTTATGACTTTTGGCAATCAAAAAATCAATCTGAATCGGCAATCGTATGACTCGAACCAGGTCGGCAAAAAACACATAGGCCCCTTTGAGGACCCCGACAACCAAAAGATCCTTGTCTTGATAATCCTGAGAAATTTGCTTTCCCAGGTCCTTAATGCGCGCCCTCATGGCTTCTTGTGTAACCAGTGGTTTTCCAAAGATTTGATCCATAGAGACTTCCATATTACATGATCATCCTGGCCATAAGGGCCGAGGTCGTGGATGATGAAACCTGGAAACGTTCATCCGCTCGCAATCCACCAACCCAGACAATTCCCTCAGGCGCAACCAATAGAGGTACCTTGTTTCGCTTGGAACGGGGTAATTTAAGATCCGAAAAAAAATCCTGGATTTTTTTTTGTCGGCCACCAAGTCCCTTAGGGCAAAAAATATCTCCGGGCCTCCAACTTCGCAATATTAATTCAGGAGTAAATCTCGCCGGATCAAGGTAAATCTCTGAGTGGTGTGCCTGACGATTCATTACTGA
The Nitrospiraceae bacterium DNA segment above includes these coding regions:
- the hpt gene encoding hypoxanthine phosphoribosyltransferase, coding for MDQIFGKPLVTQEAMRARIKDLGKQISQDYQDKDLLVVGVLKGAYVFFADLVRVIRLPIQIDFLIAKSHKTIGSSAKKVKVWSELTEKINNRHVLLVEDIVDSGLTAQFLVKTLMKKKPASVAVCALISKPANRKVEVDLRYVGFEVPSTYVVGYGLDFKQKYRNLPYLAKLDPKLVREDSQS